The window gggaggagaagaaggaggacgcccctccgccgccgccggaggaggtggTGATGCGGGTCTTCATGCACTGCGAGGGGTGCGCGCGCAAGGTCAAGAAGAGCCTCAGGGGATTTGATGGTAATGGATTTAGCTCTTCTCTTCTCCGCCGTAATATTGTGCCGTTGTGttcttggtatacttttgtTTCTGAACAGAGAATGTTCTCGGGTGTACTATTTGTTGGATTCTTTTCTCTTCCGAGTTTTTTTTAACAGGACATTGACCTTTTAGCTTGTTCTTCTTCCATAGTTACGAAAATGATGTCGAAATCTGCACTTTTTTTTTCGTTTGGGGTTGTTTCTCACTTGTTTTAATTTATTTGAAAACCGGTTGCGTTTTTGGAATTGTTGGGTGATTTCTTCCAGCGCTTTTGGCAGAGCTTTGTAGTACATCTGGTCATTTGAATTTGTTTGCTGTAACGCTTTAAAGGAATGCTTAAGGTCCAGGTGCCTCTTTCACAAGGCCAGTTTGAaagttatcttttttttttggtctgcagctcttttttttttgtttgtgccTTGATTTCTATGACTTCTGCCATTGGGGTTCAAAGTTTGAAATCAAAATATGGAATGCTTGAGCCTGAGCAGTTTTGTTAGCCAAACCATGTGGGTGTTTTAGTTATATTTGAAAAGGTTAGGTGAACAAATGTTTGCTTGGCGGAGACCACTCTGAGTTGCACGTGTGTCCTGTGTTAGTGATGAAACAATTTAGATCCCAGCAACCTTAACGCCCAATCAGGTATCCGACAATGCAAACCACTGCGTCTAGTGTATGTCTCTTTGTCCAGAGTTCAGGTTGTTTCCTTAAGAAAAATGTAATTGCTCTGTCATCAGATGTTATTTGACCAATTATTGTATTCTCAACTGGGGAACTAAAGTTCATGAGGTTGTCTGAAACATATGCAGTCCCCGTCTGTAATTGTTCCACAATTGTGTATTTCCTCTCCGTCAAATGTGTGAGTTCATCAATTGAGCGTCAGGTTCTGAACACTGGTCTTGTGGCATGCAGGCGTGGAAGATGTTAGCGCAGACTCGAAGGCACACAAGGTGGTCGTGAAGGGGAAGACGGCAGCTGCTGTCCCAATGAAGGTGGTGGAGCGTGTGCAGAAGAAGACCGGCCGCAAGGTTGAACTTCTGTCGCCAATGCCACCGgcagaggaggagaagaaggaagaggagaaaaaagaagaacCTGCGCCACCAAAACCTgaggagaagaaagaggagGTGAATTATCCTTACCGAGATAGTTCTCGAACACACTGGCATTGGCATTTTTACTTCCAATTTTGTGTAAAGTCATTTTCGCTTGCGTGTACTGTTTTTGTTCTATGATTTGAAACTGAGACATTGATGTTTTGTTTTGTACCAAAGCCTACGGTGCTTTCTGTGGTGCTCAAGGTGCACATGCATTGTGAGGCATGTGCGCAAGTGATCAAGAAGCGAATCCTCAAGATGAAAGGTACAAATTTGTTGCCATATCTGTGTACCATACATGTAGCTTTCTGTTAGTTTACTAAAGTCTTGTTTGTGATGGaagatattttttattttagcaAGGTATATTATGTTTGTGATGGATGATACTTTATATTTTAGCAACGTGCATTACACTATCATGATTGTACCAATCAAGGATGATAGTCTGCCTGTGAAAACCTGATAACTGCTGTTGCAATATTTGCTTGATATGGGATATGCTTTATTTTCTTCCCCTGTATATTGTGTTTTTACTGAGAGTTATACTGAACATGGGTTAGTTGTAAAAacgtaaaaaaagaaaagatttaCTTCTTTAAGTTCACCAAGCAgcactatttttttaaaataatagaTGATCTTTACATTAGATCAGTGTAATTTTTGTTGTATATGGTCTATTAACAGTTACTTCAATATAGTATGGGAAAATGTCAAGTAATCTCCCAAATAATTTGGATGTTCTGCAGGAGTGCAATCTGTAGAGGCAGACCTGAAGGCTTCCCAAGTCACTGTGAAGGGTGTCTTCGAGGAGGCCAATCTAGCTGATTATGTGCATAGGCGCACAGGCAAGCACGCCACTATTGTCAAGTCTGAGCCAGTTGCAGCTGGGAGTGCTGGTGATGGCAATGCCAAAGACGACAAGAAGGCAGCAGAAGGCGGTGAGGAGAAGAAGGATGATGGCAACAAGGAGGAAAAGAAGGATGGTGGAGGTGCCGGTGGAGACGGGAAAGATGCAGATAAGCAGAAGGATGATGGCAATGCTGGTGAAGGTGAAGAGAAAGATAAAGATCTAGCAGCCATGTCTAACCTGTATATTCACTACCCAAGATTCAACCACCAGAGCGGATACGGCTATGCCTATCAGTACGCACCTCAGCTCTTCAGCGACGAGAACCCGAATGCCTGCTCTGTGATGTGAGAAGGCCAGGACCATGCGATCCTAAGCGCGAAAATAAGGGGATTGAGCTATCCCCTGATTTTGGAGGCCTATTGCAGATACAGCCCTTGAGGGTAACTGATATTCTCAGCTTCATGAAATTAGTGGGCCGAGCTATTTTGGCTGCAATTCTAAACTTTTCCTTCTCTCTTTGGTTGAACTTTTGTCTGGTACAAAGTAAACTCTGGGTTGTTTATGGACACTATGTTATGTAAGTTAATGGCTAGTAGGTTTTTGTGTTGTACCTTTTGACCCttgcctttttccttttttttgtaaataaatgTATTATATATGCTAGTTTTGATATAGGTTGTTGCTACTCTGTAGTCTGTTGTCAGGAATAGCTGTGGACTTCCtcagttatttttctttttgcgaAACTGTCGGTTAATATTGCTAGCGCTGTCATAAAATCCATATATTTTAGTTTCATCCTGATTAACTACATCTGTTTATTAAGGAACATAATGTTGTGTTTCTTGCTTCGTTTCAGTCTGAGCTAATTCAGTGGCGTTTTTCACCTGTGGAGCCACTTGTCAGCATCACCCGGTAGGAAATGGTAGGTAACGTGGCTTCTTCCTGTCTGTAAGCAGGAGAGATTTAACGGGTTGTCGCCATGATCTGTGATACCTACAATTCTCAAGTCCCAGGCTCAATTCTCTGTTCGGTGAAGTAGCATGAGCACAGGAGGGATTAGAAGTTTGACGCCGGCCGCTGGTGGTCTGGTGCTTGTGTGTGGTCAGGGTTCAAAGGTGCTCCAGCtccggtatatataggagtgcTTCTCATGTGCATATGGGGCCCGTCCGTCCGTCCAGGGCACCATAATGGCTACAAGCATAGATAGAACCGGTCGATCCCTTTCACCCTTTtgtttgacaaaaaaaattaatgaaATCTACACCgttgatttttttcttcaactttgactaacattatttaattaatcaATTAGTTAAATAAAGTGAAATGAGTACCTTTACGTCTATTATCAAGAGTCTCTTGAATCTAACTTGAAGATTTGACTATTTgtataaatatttatagaaaaaacGAATAatcaaacaaagaaaaaaaatcaatagtGTCATATATTTATGAACGGAGAGAGTAGTAGGTTCACGCGCAGGGATGGTAATGGGTACCTGAAATCCGATGGGTTTTTGCTCCATTAGAGTACGGGTTTGGGTCAACTTTTAGACCCGTGAGTTTATTAATGGGCATAAAGTCCTACCCGTTGGGTTTATGGGCACGGGTTTGTTCCTATAATACCCGAACCCGTGAACCCATGAGTTTTTTAAACCCGATCCAACATAGAGCAATTGTCATTTTATTTTGCGAGTTTATAACGAATTTAACATCCCTTTCCTTCAATTCTTATTTTAGTGAACCCTTAGGTGATGGGTATGGGTGTTGTCGCTTTGCAGTTGTCGTGTTTGTATATGCATGTGATGGATTTATGACTTTGCATGGTGTTATGATCATTTAAATATAGAGCTTGTTAGTGAACATAGATTTCTTACTCATAATACACTACAAATGATGTTTACTATGTTAAACTTATTgatcataaaaaaattatagtaaagtGTAGACCCACGGGTAATCCGTGGGTACCCGCTAACCcgatgggtttgggtttgggcaaAATTTTAAACCCGTCACGGGTATGAGTTTTTTAATGGGTTCAAATATTTTTCATGGGTTTGAGTTTGAGACGGCTAAACCCGATGGGTTtggacccgttgccatccctattCACGCATGCTAGCATCTCTGCTCAGACGACGACTGATGGATGGTCAGTCAGTCCCGGGCAGGGCACCAGCCAGCCATGTGGCGGCGTGGTTGCCGGAAACGGCTTCCCTCTGAACCCCGGCCGGAAAGCGCGCGGCTCTGCTGCCTGTAAACGCCCGGCAGATGCTCAGGCCTGTGGCTGTGGCGGTTTCGTTCTTTGCCCGGGCGgtgaaagagggagggaggcacgGAGCCATGGAGAACGGAGAGAGGTAGGGAAGGGATAGCTAGCTGCAGTGACTTTCGCTGCAGCCAGGAGGATcggtgtgtggtggtggtggcgagcatcagagtCTCGTGATCACCATCCACCCCGCCCCCGCTCCACTGCTCCGCACTCAATGCGGCTATAGTGTGCCGTGTCGAGACCGAGCCCGACCGTACCTCGCTCGCCCGGCCAGAATTACAGGGATAGGCTGGAGTATCTCACTGTTAGTGGGAAGAAGGAGGTGAGTTCATTTAGTAAAGGAGAAAGTCCATTTTATCCATTATTGAGCTTTATTTGTATAGTCCAATAAACCTCCACAAGTGCAAATATTCTTTTAAGAAACTGCAGGAGCTCTGCTATTAAGGAAGTTTATCTATGCATGTTTGCAGTAGTACCCTCATTTTCATTCGAGTTTGAGATTATCTTTTTTTATGTAATATTGTACTACAAGTGGGAAAATATATGGATGTTTCTTGCTTTGAAAAGAAGGGGGAAAAGTCAAAACTTACAAAGATGTGGTCAACTTGGCCCTCGGTTTTGAAGGGTGGTTATATATTTGATGGACAGAGTTGAATAAGCCGATCGTTCACGTGGACGTAACAGTGGTCAGTGGTGGGTTCTGCCATACCCTGGTCTACTCATGGGACACGCTAGGCACGGATGGCATAAGTGGGAGGCTGGACCATCTATCAGCTTGCTGCGGCAGCATGCGCTGGTCCATCTGCACGCTGACGACCAAACAGATGAACGAGTTGCGGCAGTACAGACGACGCAACTGTGTGTGTGTTTGCAATTGCATGTAACGTGAGGATGCATGGATAATTAGAGAGAGGATGCATGTACAGACCTCCAAAGCGGTAGCAAATTTAAGCGCGTTCGATCATGGTGAAACTGGCAGTGATTTACAGAAATGATGCCGCCCTGGTTTCATCTCATCTCCGTCAGGTAGCATCAGGACACGCCATCAGCAATCAGGTCTGTCTCATGACCAGCTTGAGGTCGATCATCCTGGACAGCGACAACAGCGGCCGAGGAAGCTAGCTATGCACCGGCGTGGGCGCGTGGCCGAGGATCGATGCTGCCGAGCGGCGATCCCCGGCCCGATGGGCGGCCGATCGATCGAACTGATGGTGATGGACCACGCGCAGCCAGCACAGCAGCGGTACAGTACAGATCCTCTCGCTCGCTTGCTTTTGTACGTATCGCCGGTCATGTGTGGTCCGCGGGCCGGTCATCCCATCCTCAGTAACTGCAGCGCagtaagagcaactctagtagaGCTGTTAAATTTGAGTGAACAAATGTTCATTTAGAAGTCTACTTCTAAATTTTGCTCACCCAAACATGAGCCTCCACTCCAGCAGGGCTGAGTAAACAGGCTTCTATTTTTTAACCTGACAACTGAGCCCCACCTGTCATTCTCCGGTTCTCCGCTCTGTGATAGCCGCCGTTCTCGCTTCATGGCGGGGAGATCCCGGCGGCCGCACAGTCTATTGGACAGCTGACGCATCCCAAACCTGGCTACCTCCGGAAGGGCTGGTGAGCTCGACGGAGCTGAAGGACCCGAGGTTCTTGTACGGCCCCGGCGCCCAGCTGCCGCCTCACGTCCGCGGCGGCCCGCCGCCTCATGCCCCACACCCTGTATGCCCTGaacgcggccgcgccggccaccaccgcgacGCCAACAGTGAGCAGCGCAGCCTTGCCCCCGCtcacgcagccgccgccgctctgcccATGCCCGCGCCCTTTCCGCCTCCACCAGGCTCCTAAACTTGAAGTAGCCCTGTACAGCCCGCCGACCTCCCCGCCAGGCGTGCCGCACAGGAACATCAGCGAAGACGGTggcggcagcctcccggcggccgcggcggcgccctcgtcGCCGACCTCGAGGCGCTCGTAGCAGTCGATGGAGAAGAGCAAGAGCAAGAGGGAGAGCGACAGGTGGTGCGCGCGCGCTGCCTGGGCCTACACCAACGCGCCGCCCCCGCACGGCCGAGCCGGTCCAGCGCCGGGCCCAAGCACAAGCGGTAGAGGCGGTGGTACCCGCCGagcgcggcgacgacggcgtgcCGGCAGCCCACAGGCGGCACACGCAGGCTGCCGCCGCCAGCGAGCGCCCATCCAGGCGCACCAGGATCTCCGCCAGAAGGTCCGCGTTGTCGTTGATGTTGtagctgccgccaccgccgcctagcAGCTAGATGCGCAGCTCCAGCTCCGTCGccgccccgcccggccgccgccgcgtgggcGGCGCAGCAGCTCCCATCCGCCCGTTAGCTCTGGCGCCCACATCTCATCCGTGTCCCGTCAGCTCTGATGGTCGGCTCATGGCTGCCAAGGCTCCGATGGGGGAGGATGGCGGCGAAGAGGAGAAAGGTGGCTCCTTGCGCGGAACAGGGTGCGGGGAGGCCGAAGTGGATAAGGCAGGCTGATAgtagggagcggcggcgcctctGCCGGCAGGGCCGCGCAGCGGctagggcggccggcggcgtggcatcggcgggggcggggcggtggcggcggggcggatATCTCGGCGGGGCAGGGCGGGGGCCGCTGAGGATTGGGAGGAAatgggaaagaaaaaaagaaatcagTGGGGTCCACAGTTGGCAGCCCAAATAGAGGGCCACCAAATTCGGGGGGTGGGGGGAGAAATTTGGAAGGCCTACCAAAATGGTAGCCTATTTGCTCCCCTTGCTGGAGATGAAATTTTTACACCCACTGAGCAAATATGAAGATAGAAATCTATTTATTCAtcctgttggagttgctctaagattGTCAAGGATTTACGTGtcgggccggccgggccggtgTACTCTCCCTCGCCGTGCCAAAGGGCTTCGCCCAATGACAATACAGTCTTCTCAACGCCAACTCATCAGCTAGCTTTGTGCCGGGATACTGATCGAGTACACGCGGCCGCGCCGGTGAATGCATTGATCACTTGCTTCGGTCGCGTCCAACGATAATATAGTCTTTTTAAATACAATGTAGACCTACATTTTCATGTACACGCACGTACGCTCACCTCTTAGCGACATACAGATTGTCATCTACGATAAATAAAACCATAGACTGTGAACGCTTCTTGCTAATTTTGTCGCTATAACTCCTCATCCTCGATTCACCGTTATGATCAGCGGTTTAATCAGGTTTAGTTACGTGGTTGCGGCGAGCAAGATTGCTGCTAAGTCGCGTACACATTGATGAATGCCCTGTGCTCGTCAAATAAAATTAGGCGGTGGAGCAACGTCATACGCCGTGGCAGACAAATATTTTTTAGAATTtgtttgggagcactccactccaccaaaaACAGCTCCACTTCAAACAAAAAAAGTTTTTCAAAACAGATCAGCCAACTCCACTCCACTTTAAGAAAAAATAGCTCCACTCTAGATTTTTTTGCGAGCTCCTCAAGAAATGCTCCACCAAATAGTGGAGCTGAGTGGAATTATATTTACCCACCATATCACTGGTTAGTGAAAAATAACGATTCGATAACTTATATTCTTGCTGATCAAGTGGTCAAAACAAGGCCGCCTCTTCCTATCCCCCTCTCCGGCGCCTCCACTGCCTTGTTCCGCATCAACTACTCCACCTCGCTCCATAGAGCACAACTCCGCATCTTCGAGCGTCGTCACAGGTTGGGCAGCCCGCGGCACCACGCCCCCGGCCGCTGCCACCGACTGCGTCTGCAAGGGACCGCGCTGACCGGTAGTTGTGGTGGCCTGTCGGCGGCCGCGTCCGAGGGGGCCGGCAGCAACCCGCCCTGGTGCCGCGCTCGATGGGTCCACTGTGGCTCGCTCGCGGGCCGATGCACCCAGCAGGGCCTCTCGCAAACTGCACGGCCTCCTCAACTCGCTACTACTTAGGCGATACGGCATGTGGCGGCCTCGGGCTCCGGCAGCGGGGGAGGCACGGGTGGCGGGGAGGGACGGGCGTCGGGGGAGGGCACCGTTGGGATTGGAAGGTAGGCGGAGATTGAAAGGTAGGAGAAGGATCTGATAACCGAGCCCCACATGGAGGTGAGGAGGGTGGCTGGGCAAGGTGGAGTGGAGCTCTTTCAAACAAGGTGGAACACAAATGAGAGAGTGAAGCTGCTAAGTGGagtaaaacttttttttttgggagcgGAGTGCTCCTAATCACCCCCTTGGTTAGCCTGCAAGATCAAATTTACAGGCATGCAGGACgtaaagggattttgattttgtGGTTGGGAGATTTTACGCGCGCACTGTTCTGATGAACGTCGTGCTTGCCGGGCTCGATcgatcatgatggcgatgatgacgaCGCCGCTGCCGACCGGATCGCAAGGACGGCTGCTGTCTGAATGTGAATGGCGCCACGGCGGCTGGGCGTATCGTCTGATCCTGCACGCGCGCGTACCAACAACCAAGGAATTTTATACTTTTATTTGCCCCTGCGAGAGCTTGGTTCCGTAACTAGCTGCCTAGCTCAATGCCCGTGCCGGCGGCGCtaggcccggccgcgccgcagCCCACTGGCTATGGCATACGTAGAAAGGACGACACCGGTTGGGAATTTTCACTGATGATGAGATTCTTTCGGCAGTGCTGTACGTGACGCCGCTTGTGGCGACGACACAAAAGCATGTGATTGTTACTGCTCCACGTACTACCGGTTGGTGATTGTTAACAACAAATAAGTGGTGGGAGTAGATTAGCTTCAACGTCAATTCCAATATGAAAATAGATATGCTTATTGCTTTGCACATACGTGTATATATTCGTGGTTACTTAAGACTTTTTTACATAATGGCAAAGCTAGGAGGTTACTTTAAACTAGGGCTGGATAacgagccggctcggctcggctcggtccAGCTCGTTATCCTAACGAGCCTGCTCGACTCGGCTCGTTAACGGAACGAGCAAAAAATATGGCTCAGCTCGTTTCAGCTCGGGAGCTAGCTCGGTTAGCTCGCGAGCTGAAACGTGGGAGCCACGCAGAAATGGAAGCCACGCAAAGAGATGAAGCCCGCGATGCCCGACCACTGCCATGCTCCGCCGATGAGGATAGCATGGTCCTCTCCGCCACTGCCTTGCGTGCGCGCTTGCTCCTTGATTCAATGCTGGGCGGACCATGCTGCGTCTCCTCATCCTCCATGGTGAGCCGCCAGCGACAGGTCCTGGGATCCCAGAGTGCCCCTGCGCCACTCGGAGGTGGAGCGGGCGGAGCCGCGCCGGAGGGAGGCGCTGGGCGTAGGGGGCGGCGGTCAGGCGGTGCAACTAGGGCGGCGGTTGGACGGAGGGAGGCGCTTGGCGTAGGGGTGGGGGGCGGTGGTCGGACAGAGGGAGAGGCGGAACCGCGGAGGGAGGCACTGGGCGTAGCCGCATAGGGGTGGGGGCGGTGGTCCGGCGGCACCACCACCAGGGCGGCAGGAAGACTGGAGGAGGTAGGAGGCGTGGGGGGCAGGGGGATCGGAGGGATTAGGGAAACAGAGAGATGTCTAGGGTTGGGTAATTGGGTTAGGCGATGAGTGGGCTTGTAGGGTCATATTGTTTGGGCCTGTTAGCGCGCGCAGCTCGCTAGGCTCGCAAGCCAGCTCGAGCTAGCTCATTATACTAACGAGCAAAACATGCTGCTTGGCTTGTTAGTAAAttctaacgagccg is drawn from Panicum virgatum strain AP13 chromosome 1N, P.virgatum_v5, whole genome shotgun sequence and contains these coding sequences:
- the LOC120655834 gene encoding heavy metal-associated isoprenylated plant protein 7-like, coding for MGEEEKAKEAVAAAPADAGKEAEEKKGEGGGGEEKKEDAPPPPPEEVVMRVFMHCEGCARKVKKSLRGFDGVEDVSADSKAHKVVVKGKTAAAVPMKVVERVQKKTGRKVELLSPMPPAEEEKKEEEKKEEPAPPKPEEKKEEPTVLSVVLKVHMHCEACAQVIKKRILKMKGVQSVEADLKASQVTVKGVFEEANLADYVHRRTGKHATIVKSEPVAAGSAGDGNAKDDKKAAEGGEEKKDDGNKEEKKDGGGAGGDGKDADKQKDDGNAGEGEEKDKDLAAMSNLYIHYPRFNHQSGYGYAYQYAPQLFSDENPNACSVM